From the genome of Deltaproteobacteria bacterium, one region includes:
- the fliG gene encoding flagellar motor switch protein FliG, producing the protein MPPKSNLKGPQKTAILLLAMGEAFASNVFKQLDRDEITRVSKAIAEMDTISREDAEAVLKEFNATMATNRDMLVAGPDQVRRLLTQNLDSDTAKYVMDALELDVGPTPFKELANVSPKILAQILRNEHPQTLALICGHLPPESASELLQNLSSGVRPDILMRLAKLEAVPGEMLMEVDRVLQNQLIAMGGKEGKKVGGVHAVAEILNAIDHATEEEILADIEEESTQMADEIRQLMFVFDDIKALDDRAIREVLKEISNDELTLSLKAVDDELKDKFFSNLSERAATMIKEDLEIMGPVKLSEVESAQQNIVKVIRRLEAEGRIVIAGKGGGDVLV; encoded by the coding sequence ATGCCGCCGAAATCGAATCTCAAGGGCCCGCAGAAGACGGCCATCCTCCTGTTGGCCATGGGCGAGGCCTTCGCCTCCAACGTATTCAAGCAGTTGGACCGCGACGAGATCACCAGGGTCTCCAAGGCCATCGCCGAAATGGACACCATCAGCCGCGAGGATGCCGAGGCCGTGCTCAAGGAGTTCAACGCGACCATGGCCACCAACCGGGACATGCTCGTGGCCGGGCCGGACCAAGTCCGCCGCCTGCTGACCCAAAATCTTGATTCGGACACGGCAAAGTATGTCATGGACGCCCTGGAACTCGACGTCGGCCCGACACCGTTCAAGGAACTGGCCAACGTCAGCCCCAAAATCCTGGCCCAGATTCTCCGCAACGAGCACCCCCAGACCCTAGCCCTCATCTGCGGGCACCTTCCGCCGGAAAGCGCCAGCGAACTCCTTCAAAACCTCTCGTCCGGAGTCAGGCCGGACATCCTCATGCGTTTGGCCAAGCTGGAAGCCGTTCCCGGCGAGATGCTCATGGAAGTCGACAGGGTCCTTCAGAATCAGCTCATCGCCATGGGCGGTAAGGAGGGCAAAAAGGTCGGAGGCGTGCATGCCGTGGCCGAGATCCTCAACGCCATCGACCACGCCACCGAGGAGGAGATCCTGGCCGACATCGAGGAGGAATCCACCCAGATGGCCGACGAAATCCGCCAGCTCATGTTCGTCTTCGACGACATCAAGGCCCTGGACGATCGAGCCATCCGGGAAGTCCTCAAGGAGATCAGTAACGACGAACTGACCCTGTCCCTCAAGGCCGTGGACGACGAACTCAAGGACAAGTTCTTCAGCAACCTGTCCGAGCGCGCCGCGACCATGATCAAGGAGGATCTGGAAATCATGGGACCGGTCAAGCTCTCCGAGGTCGAGTCCGCCCAGCAGAACATCGTCAAGGTCATCCGCCGGCTGGAGGCCGAAGGGAGGATCGTTATCGCCGGCAAGGGCGGAGGGGACGTCCTTGTCTAG
- the fliF gene encoding flagellar M-ring protein FliF, whose amino-acid sequence MANKFQESLAKAGGLWTRSTSTQKILIGGLVLCVLTVFFLLLFWLNSTEYKVLYSNLYSEDAGAVIESLKKDNVPYKIEDGGKTILVPTDKVYEQRLKIAGQGSMHGQGIGFEIFDNNAIGQTDFVQRINYQRALQGELGRTIIEFPDITSARVHLVLPNKSLFIEEQSPPSASVILGLSGRRKLSPEQVQSIVNLLMTGVEGLNPSHITIADTKGEVLYEPRDKDGFQGLTSTQFEYQMGIERNLQQRIEQMLAPLVGPGKVVAKVSAALDFSKRTIVKELYDPDKTVVRSEQKSSEDSLGSANVNNEPTPQYQGEENPLATATTQSLSRSSSTTNFEINREEQQIVAPVGEINKLSVAVLVDGKHAKDNTGQDVFTPLPQEDLVRIQQLVERAVGFDQTRGDSIEVSCISFGSPQDMPEPGIMDTAAHYFQLLGKPLLNSVLVLLFLLLVVRPVVMAIIRPKIEEQRIEEREGLPGAEERMALAEGLEGADLAEIEERKRIEDARSLATQNMDQNMEQAVLIIKNWLREGEA is encoded by the coding sequence ATGGCCAACAAGTTTCAGGAATCTCTCGCCAAGGCCGGAGGCCTGTGGACCAGATCCACCTCGACCCAGAAAATCCTCATCGGGGGGTTGGTCCTCTGCGTCCTGACCGTCTTCTTCCTCCTCCTGTTCTGGCTCAACAGCACCGAGTACAAGGTCCTCTACTCCAACCTCTATTCCGAGGACGCCGGTGCGGTCATCGAAAGCCTGAAAAAGGACAACGTTCCCTATAAAATTGAGGACGGCGGCAAGACCATTCTCGTCCCAACGGACAAGGTATACGAGCAGAGGCTGAAAATCGCAGGACAAGGGTCCATGCACGGCCAGGGAATCGGTTTCGAAATTTTTGACAACAACGCCATCGGCCAGACCGATTTCGTCCAGCGAATCAACTACCAGCGGGCGCTTCAGGGAGAGCTCGGCAGGACCATCATAGAATTCCCGGACATTACCTCGGCCCGGGTCCATCTCGTCCTTCCCAACAAGTCCCTGTTCATCGAGGAACAGAGCCCGCCTTCAGCCTCGGTGATCCTGGGTCTGAGCGGCCGCCGCAAGTTGAGCCCGGAGCAGGTCCAGAGCATCGTCAACCTCCTGATGACCGGTGTCGAAGGCCTAAATCCTTCGCACATCACCATTGCCGACACCAAGGGCGAGGTCCTCTATGAACCAAGGGACAAGGATGGGTTCCAGGGCCTGACCAGCACCCAGTTCGAGTACCAGATGGGCATTGAGCGCAACCTCCAGCAGCGGATCGAGCAGATGCTCGCGCCTCTGGTCGGGCCCGGCAAGGTTGTGGCCAAGGTCAGCGCAGCTCTGGACTTCAGTAAAAGGACCATTGTCAAAGAGTTGTACGACCCGGACAAGACCGTTGTCCGCAGCGAACAGAAGAGCAGCGAGGACAGTCTGGGCTCGGCCAACGTCAACAACGAGCCCACCCCCCAATACCAGGGGGAGGAGAATCCCCTGGCCACCGCCACGACCCAAAGCCTATCCAGATCCTCGTCCACAACCAATTTTGAGATCAATCGCGAAGAGCAGCAGATCGTCGCTCCCGTCGGGGAGATCAACAAGCTGAGCGTTGCTGTTTTGGTTGACGGCAAGCACGCCAAGGACAACACTGGTCAGGACGTGTTTACGCCCCTGCCCCAGGAGGATCTGGTCCGCATTCAGCAATTGGTCGAACGGGCCGTGGGCTTCGATCAGACCCGGGGGGACAGCATCGAGGTCTCCTGCATTTCCTTCGGCTCTCCGCAGGACATGCCCGAGCCGGGGATCATGGATACTGCGGCCCACTACTTCCAGCTCCTGGGCAAGCCACTCCTGAATTCGGTGCTGGTACTTCTCTTCCTCCTTCTCGTGGTCCGTCCAGTGGTCATGGCCATCATCCGGCCCAAGATCGAAGAGCAGAGAATCGAGGAGCGCGAGGGCCTGCCGGGAGCCGAAGAGCGCATGGCCCTGGCCGAGGGTTTGGAAGGGGCCGATCTAGCCGAAATCGAGGAACGCAAGAGGATCGAAGACGCTCGATCCCTGGCCACCCAGAACATGGACCAGAATATGGAGCAGGCTGTTTTGATCATCAAGAACTGGCTTCGGGAAGGAGAGGCCTAG
- the fliE gene encoding flagellar hook-basal body complex protein FliE, translating into MTVTNSVLKAYTNPLVTGRTQAPTVTPGRETPSSFSDTLRESLKKVNDMQSEKNAMITEFAAGEHQNVHELMITMQKASMAMKMTSTIRSKVMESYKEIMHMQF; encoded by the coding sequence ATGACGGTCACCAACTCAGTTCTCAAGGCCTATACCAACCCCCTGGTCACCGGGCGAACGCAGGCCCCCACCGTAACTCCCGGACGGGAAACTCCCAGCAGCTTCTCCGACACCCTCCGGGAATCCCTGAAAAAGGTCAACGATATGCAGTCCGAGAAGAACGCCATGATTACGGAATTCGCCGCTGGAGAGCATCAGAACGTCCATGAACTCATGATCACCATGCAGAAGGCCAGCATGGCCATGAAGATGACTTCCACCATTCGAAGCAAGGTCATGGAAAGCTACAAGGAAATCATGCACATGCAGTTCTAG
- the flgC gene encoding flagellar basal body rod protein FlgC, with protein MDFMTAIDIGASGLKAERTLLNVISMNLANVNTTETAEGGTYRRKMVNFEAVPTESPFSRAMQGALDRELKGVKVSGVVDDPRPFRKVYEPGHPNADEEGYVNYPNVNVVQEMANMMTAMRSYEASVTSISTAKGMFEKALELGR; from the coding sequence ATGGATTTCATGACCGCCATCGACATAGGGGCCTCCGGCCTCAAGGCCGAGCGCACCCTACTCAACGTCATCTCCATGAACCTAGCCAACGTCAATACCACTGAAACGGCCGAGGGCGGGACCTATCGGCGGAAGATGGTCAACTTCGAGGCCGTCCCCACCGAATCTCCCTTCAGCAGGGCCATGCAGGGAGCCCTGGACCGAGAACTCAAGGGCGTCAAGGTTTCGGGAGTCGTCGACGATCCCCGGCCTTTTCGAAAGGTCTATGAACCGGGCCATCCCAATGCCGACGAAGAGGGCTACGTCAACTATCCCAACGTCAACGTCGTCCAGGAAATGGCCAATATGATGACGGCCATGCGCTCCTACGAGGCGAGCGTGACAAGCATCTCCACGGCCAAGGGCATGTTCGAGAAAGCCCTGGAACTCGGCCGCTAA
- the flgB gene encoding flagellar basal body rod protein FlgB codes for MKSIFSDHIAVVSKVMDFRLQRQNVVAANLANINTKDYKPQRLEFEKEIQTALNTGGRMSMARTDQEHIPAPFDPKSTNAQSLDQLRARKIQGADTVDLDEEMAVMAKNTLAYKALSTILHSNFEGLKTIITEGGK; via the coding sequence ATGAAATCAATATTTTCAGACCATATTGCCGTCGTGTCCAAGGTCATGGACTTCCGGCTGCAGCGTCAAAATGTCGTCGCAGCCAACCTGGCGAATATCAATACAAAAGACTACAAGCCTCAACGCCTCGAATTCGAAAAGGAAATCCAGACCGCCCTGAACACCGGAGGACGGATGTCCATGGCCAGGACCGACCAGGAGCACATCCCGGCGCCCTTCGATCCCAAATCGACCAACGCCCAAAGTCTGGACCAGCTCCGAGCCCGGAAGATCCAGGGAGCCGATACCGTGGACCTGGACGAGGAAATGGCCGTCATGGCCAAAAACACGCTGGCCTACAAGGCCCTGTCCACAATTCTTCACAGCAACTTTGAAGGTCTGAAGACCATCATCACCGAAGGAGGCAAGTAA
- a CDS encoding tetratricopeptide repeat protein — protein MSSHLDYEINKELGECYLFMGELDKAEEYYTKAAGSNGIHPDPYLGLATVAVHRGDLDRAMDLYKKAASIQPSDKSLSGMGLIEMEYGMHTEAFEHFTQALDSNPENIVALFGIIQLGHVLDRLVEVVPHLRNHLALEPDKTEIRYSLAGCLVALGDKEAARNELETILSSHPEDKKALELMAQI, from the coding sequence ATGAGCAGTCATCTGGATTACGAAATCAACAAGGAATTGGGCGAGTGCTACCTGTTCATGGGAGAACTCGACAAGGCCGAGGAATACTACACCAAGGCCGCAGGGAGCAATGGAATCCATCCCGATCCGTATCTGGGCCTGGCCACGGTGGCCGTGCATCGGGGAGACCTGGACAGGGCCATGGATCTCTACAAGAAGGCGGCCTCCATCCAGCCTTCGGACAAGTCCCTATCCGGAATGGGCCTGATAGAGATGGAGTACGGGATGCACACCGAGGCCTTCGAGCATTTCACTCAGGCCCTGGACTCCAACCCCGAGAACATCGTGGCCCTGTTCGGGATCATTCAATTGGGCCATGTCCTGGATCGTCTTGTCGAGGTCGTGCCCCATCTGCGCAACCATCTGGCTCTGGAGCCGGACAAGACCGAAATTCGGTACTCCCTGGCCGGGTGTCTGGTGGCCCTAGGCGACAAGGAAGCGGCCAGAAACGAACTCGAGACTATTCTTTCCAGCCATCCCGAGGATAAAAAGGCCCTTGAACTCATGGCCCAGATCTGA
- a CDS encoding DUF3568 family protein, translating into MRVRSLALVVAVLVWAGSLTGCGALLLGGAAAGGTYSYVSGRMKVDHSAGLDVTYAAAKGACDKLNLNITSSSKDLTSASIVAKDGDREVWINLKYKSDTVTHVEIKVGLMGDENASHRIYQAF; encoded by the coding sequence ATGAGAGTTCGTTCGTTGGCGTTAGTCGTGGCGGTGCTGGTTTGGGCTGGGTCGCTGACCGGGTGCGGTGCCTTGCTTCTCGGCGGGGCCGCGGCAGGGGGCACCTATTCGTACGTGTCCGGGAGGATGAAGGTCGATCACAGCGCAGGCCTCGACGTCACCTACGCGGCGGCCAAGGGGGCCTGTGACAAACTGAATCTGAATATCACCTCATCGAGCAAGGATCTCACCTCGGCTTCCATCGTGGCCAAGGACGGGGACCGGGAGGTCTGGATCAATCTGAAGTACAAGTCCGACACCGTGACCCATGTTGAAATCAAGGTCGGTTTGATGGGGGACGAGAACGCCTCCCACCGGATCTATCAGGCCTTCTAG